CAAGATTCACGCACTTGGTAAGTGACGACGGAATGCTACCGGTGAGCATGTTGTAGCTGAGAATTAGCGTCTCCAAGCTGGTGCTGTTTGAACAGAGGCTTTCTGGTATTTCACCAGAGAGATTGTTGGCCCAGATCACCAAATCCACAAGCTTCGGAAGCGACCAGATCCCTGGGGGAACCGGCCCGTTCAGCTCATTGAAGCTAAGATCGAGGGACCGAAGATTAGTACAATTACCAAGATCAAGAGGCATTGCTCCTGAGAGAAAATTATTGGGCAACAAGATCCTCTCAAGGTTTGGAAGAGATGAGCATAGCCCAGTGGGGATTTCACCAGTGAACTCATTGGAGCCGAGATCAATAACTTCCAGCAGTGAACAACTGGTCAGTGCCGTCAACGGCACGGGGCCACTGATATTGTTGAATGGGAGGTGGAGATATCTCAGAGCAGGCAGAGTACTAATGATATGCTCGATGAAATCGCCTGAGAGCTGGTTATTTCCGAGGTCCAGTCTTTGGAGCGAAGAGCATGAGACAAACGTCGACAGCAGGCCACCGGTGAGGCCATTGCCAGCGAGGTTGAGCTCCACCAGAGTCCCACATGTTTGACCCAACTCAGGCGGGATTTCACCAGAAAACCGATTGTTTGCCAATGACAAACGCTGCAAACTCACAAAGTTCTGCCAGAACGATGGGATCTCGCCAGTGAAATTGTTGCCCGAGAGGTTGAGCTCCTCAAGCTTGCGGCAGCTGGCCAAGCTCAGGGGCAGCGCAGTGCCATTGAGCCCATTGTAGGACAAGTCCAGCACCATCATACTGCCGCAGGTCCCCAAGTCGAAGGTCGAGAAATCCCCAGAGAGGTTGTTGTAGGAGAGGTCCAGGAACGTGAGGTTCGTGCAGGTAGGCACGTCCCCCATCCTCCCGGTGAGCTTGTTGTCGGAGAAGTTGAGGTAGCTGAGGCCGCTGCAGCTCGAGAGGGAGTAGTTGAGCAGCCCGTAATCGGAGATTCGGTTGCGAGACAGATCGAGCTCCCGTATGGAAGCCTCGAATGGAAAGATCCCGCCATGGATCGAGTTCCTCGACAGGTTGAGAGAAACCAGGCGCGGACAGGAGGACAAGAACTTGGAGGGAATGGTCTCGTTGAAAGTGTTCGACGATAAGTCCACCGTCTCGAAGCCGCAGGGAAGTGACGATGCCGTGCTGCTGTACGAGAGGTTGCCGTAAAAGGAGTTCCCGCGGAGATTGAGATAGCGGAGGCTCGGAAGCGCCATGAGATGCTCGAGGTTAAGGCGGCCAGTGAGGCCCATGTTGCTGAGATTTAAGCTGCGAACCCGGCCGTCGGCTGCCGAGCACACGACGCCGGTCCACGAACACCGGCTGCTGCCGGAATCAGAACCATCAACCGTCCAGTTCTGCAGGAAGCCCTTCGGATCGGAGTCAACTGACGAGCGCTTGAATCGGATCAAAGCAGAGACCTCCTCAGGTGCCGCCATGGACGAAGGGAAAGCAGTTAAGGTTatcaagaagaggaagaggaaggcgaAGCTGTCGCTTTCCATTGCTCGAGACTGTGGGAGGGAACACAGAAGACTCCTTTTTAGAATCgttgctcctcttcctcctcggctTCGCGAGCCTTCACATCTGAGGACCGCTGGCAACGTAAACAGAAACCTCTGCGAGCTCCAAAAGAGGAAATCTTACGACTCTGCTGCCATTTGTAAAGTAGAAGAAGAACAGTAGAAGAAGAATCACGGACTTACCGATGAAGGCCTTCATCGAGCCGCCGACGGCGCAGAAGAAAGATCAGATTTTGAGATCACCCCAAGATCCCCGGCACCTGAAAAATCAAGAATCTGTAGATAAACCCCAATaaaaccaagaaaaagaaaagaatcaaattcTGGAAGAAAATGAGACTGAAGAAAAATGGCATCTTTGAAGCGAAAACTGACCCTCACGAGGTGTAGGCATCGATCTCGAACGATCCTACAAAGAAATGGCTAGGGCAACCAGAACCAACCAGAAAAGGATTTTGATGGTTGCAGAGAAACGGATTCAGGCAGGATTTAGTGAGAGAAGAGGTTTGtggcaagaggaggaggaggggaaggagaaGCGAAGACACCAGCCAAGGCGGAAGAAAAGGCGAGGAGGCAAAGGAGAAACATTTAGCGCCTAATTAATTAATCTAATGGTGCTTTGGAGGGTTTGTCTGCTTCCATCTTCACTCGTAAGAAGGAAAGTAATAGTTCGATTACCAAAGATTTAACAAAGCAaaaccttttctttcttttcctccttTTTCTCCTTACTGTCTCTCCATTGCCGAGTCAGTCAAACTCGGGATTTGATGCTCACGAGTCCCCCTTTTTGGCATCCCCTCTTTCCCAAAAAATAAACTAACCCCTTAACTCTCTTCTCCCGCAGCTCCTCCCCTACCCCTCTGTGCTTCCACATTCTCCTTGTTCATCTATATTCTGCAGGATTTCTATGATGGTGGTAGGCCAACATCTTCTTGTTCGGGAACGAGTTTGAATCTGCAGCTGAGCAGAACAGGCAATTCACGTGTATGGTGGAGGAGGTGTCAAGATCAAGTACAGTTCACCAGAAGCCATGTTGTCAGTGCATGCAGTGAATGGAAgatgagggaggaggaggatgacctCCTTGAAGGGGCTAAGTTTAAGATGACCACCGGAATCCGGCACTGTAGAGGTGCCCCTGTTGTGCATGATTCCAAATGGGTCTCCTCCAATACAGACAAAACGCATCATCATGACATACTCAGCCAGAAATTTCCAGACAATACTTCCTTTCTAATAAAGCTTCTCATCATCTGAAACCTCCAGTTTGCTCCGCTCACCCTGCAGAATCGAAGGTTTCAAGAAGTAGACTAGCCTTATTGCCCGTTAAATCAGGAGGCAGCTCCATGCAAAGGGGGTAAAGGAAAAGCAAATGACATATGGCAGACTTGCCTTGTTATTATATTATCTGATCATTCTTCATGAATTCACAAGTTGCGTTCTGTTCCATGATTCAGAGCATGTGGCGCAGCTGCTTGCTTGTACTTGCAGCTCACTCCCTGTCCTTCACTGACGCATGATCATGGCAAACTAGATTTCTTCTAATCAATGGAACCTGTACTTTGGATCTTCTAATCAATGGAGCCTGGTGGCACGTAGCACGTAATTTTCACTGCAAGAGAACAAAAAGAAGTCAGGCCAAGGCATCCTTTGTTGAATGCATGTGTGACAAGGACATGAACAGATCCTCCACAGTCATCACCGTTGGATTCATCATCTAACCGGAGAACGCACCGATTCCTTACCGCACAAATGCACAGTGGCAGTCTTGTAGTTGTTGGGAGCGGATGGGGGCTAGTTTGGGAAAAGTAGCAGAAGCGGAATCATCGGTAATAAACCGCCGATCTATAAATATTTCGTCTAGGTCATATTTACCCTCACCGGAGGGGTGGGCCCCACGCGACGTATTGGTGGGTGCGCACGAGCGGCAATTAATGCGGGGCCGTGTCTTTTTGTCTTGCGTTAAGCCCGACAACGACGGGTGGCAGCATGTGGGGTAAGCGTACCGCACCAAAGATGCGGAGTCTGTCTGCCCCCGCTTTTCCACTGTCGTTCTTCCTTTAGGCGTCACCGGTGAGTGCGCAGAACCGGAAGCGCTCAGGGGTGTTTTGGGTATCTCAGGTTCCACACGTGCGCCCGACAGCTGTCGCACGAGTCTGCGTTCGCGATGCCAAACCCAATCCGACACTCCATCGCGGCAAGTCACGTCGTCATCGTCTTCCTCCTCTGCTCGGCTACTTCCACCTAACCTTAATCTTTAATGAGATAACGACCCATGCGAATTATTTTGTCAGGATATCGTCGTCATGTAGCGCGAGAGCGGTGGCAACGAGCACTCCGATTGAGGAGCCTCCTTCTTCCTCTGCTCGCACGTGCATCGATCCAAGGGATTGTTTTGGCGAGGTGGACAGGAGTATGGAGGGGAGATGATTCCGCCCTGACACAGAGATCCTTGTGCTACGTGAGAAGCTCCTCCTTCACATACTGTAATCAATAGCTTCCTGCATGCATGCACTCACGAAGGAAGGGGGGCGTTCCCAATGCCACGAGAGGCAGCACAGGGATGCTTGCATGGGGGTTCCACCACTGTGCCTGACATGGATGTTGGTGCTCCTCGTGACAACCTACATTAAATCAAACCAAATGGGGGCATGAATGTTTGAGCTTTTTGCTTGAATGGGTGCGAGGCATCTGCCCCCACTTCTCACACCCTCACCACGATAAAATACAACGCAAGATGATCTTGTAATTTGCGTGCCGTAATTTTCTAGTCGTCTCTCTCCGTTATCTACGATTAGATTTCCCCATCGCTGGCTGTCGTAGGGAGAGGAAAAGATGAAGAAGTTGGACTATCCATGAACCTTTTCCTCCATCCTACTCTTCATTTAGGTGCCTGTCTATAGCTAGTAGGATAAGAAAACACTAGTTAAGTGATGAGGTTATGTCTTCTAGTCGCCTCTCCATTATGAGTCCCATAGGATCATAAACACTATGCTCCTTAACTAGCCTTGTGATTTTTGGTTCTCTCTGGTCTTTGATCTTGCAAACTACCCTACCTTTCCTAAACCTAGCGAGAATAGTTGGCTGCCTCAAGAAAGATATACATATGTTGATTTATATCGATAGGACTTGTGTGTCAGTGTGTTGAaactgggagacttttgtcatcaATCATTAGCCTAGCTGTGTTAGGTTTGGAGAAAGGATCCCATTCCCACATTCAGATGTATCAGGAGTCAAAACTGGTTGGAGAAGGTGAGGAAAACATGCACGAATATGGTGACAACTAAGGAGTCGATAAGACCCCACGAATCTTAGTAGGAGAAGTTAGAGATCACGAGTCCTCAGGGACAGATGTGATGTGAATTAGGTGGGTTCGGTGTTGCAAGGCAGGGAAGGGAGCGGAGTGCAACTACTACACCGACGCTCGCAGTTGAGTTGGAAGCCTGGACTGAAGATATTGGATGCACTCGAAATAAATTTCTGGATTATGATGGAAGCACAGATTCATGGCCTGTAGAAAAATCGAGCAAGGTCTCAGTAGTTTATGATCATCAGAGGGATTGATGTGTTCCTACTACTGTCTCTTTCCATTAATTTGACTCACTTATAGCTTTCCTTTACCGTCCATGGCAGACTTGTTATGTCATGACACTGCTCTGACGCAGGACCTTTCAGGACATGGATTTATGGACTGTCATTGTGGCTGATGACAGAAAATACGAGTAATAATATCCCAAGGAGAAAATGCACAGTCGGGACGGAGGATGAAGTGATTCTGAGAAGATTCCATCAAATATACAGCTAACTAAGCAACAATTTAGTGTCTATCTAATAATTGATGCAAGAGTCGATTGAAGAACAATCAACAAATCAGTAGCTTTCTGATGCTGCAAGGAAGAGAAGTCCAATCTTGAAATCAATGACTTCGATCCTTTAGTCGGGCCTTGTAGACGTCTCCGGATCCACCGGTACCGATTAATCTGTCAGCACCGAAGCCATTGGTGGCCTCGAGTTGGTGGGCAAAAGTGGCAACATCAATGCTGAGAGGCTCGAGAACACCAGAGAGGTTCCAACTGGTCAGCGGTGGGGCGACTCTCAACATAACCAGCTCTCGACTCGTCGGTCTTGTACGGGGCAAGCAACAGTAAGAATACACTGAACACAGACAACACAATGCCGATAAGAACGCTCCCACCATTGGCCATGCAGCCAAGCTGTGTTGTTCCCGATTAAAACACACATTTAATTGATCTCAAGTAAACATTATGATTTATCCAACTACTGCTGAGGCTTCACATCACTCATATTTATTCTATGATAATTAATTTACATGTGAACACTTTTATActcgatgatttatataaaaataaattttatttttgtttcttaattttataaataaaataatatatctattGAGTTCTTTTCTATCTCGTTTCTTACGGATGACATGAGTATGAGACATCCTTGGTCTAAgatcaaaataaagaaaatatcacTGAACTTCACAAATCACTCAGTCAATCACTATTTCTTCTATTGCTGCTCTAATGGACGTGTGATATCATCGTCTTTGACATCTGTCATTCTCTATTCAACAATAGCtaattttttgttattccttTTCAACTTCCAAACTAAATAAAACTGTTTCTCATTGTGATACTTGCGTTAGCAATAAAAGTCACAAACTATCTTTTGGAATATCTTCCATATCCTGTTCCaaatcatttgaaattatttatactaatattTGGAGCCATGCTCCAACTACttcatttgatgattttaaattttatattatttttatatattattttattaattatacatGACTTTATCATCTCAAATATAAATATGAAGTTGCGATAGTTTTTACTTATTTTATAAAAAGTAGTTGAGAACTTTTATTCTACCATTAAACTATTTTACTGGAGGAGGTGAATACCAAGCTTTAATAATTTACCTCTCATGGTGAGGTATACAATATCTCAAGTCTCATGGTGAGGTATACAATTTACCATGATACATACTTCAACTATTTGATTTTACCAAATAAAAACACTGATATATAGTTGAAACTAGTCTCACCCTCCTATACCAAGCCTCTATATCACTAATCTTTTGGTCAATAGCTTTTCAGACTATTGTCTATCTCATTAAACCATATGTTCACCCAAATCCTACAAGGTCACCATTTGAAAGACTACATTACAAAATCTTCCCTAACTGTCTCTACATTTCACATAAGTTAACATCAAGATTTAAGTTATACATCTTTATCAGGTACTCCCTTGAACATAATGTTTTTTAATGCTTTGATGCTTAAACTCATAAGGTCTTTGTATTacatcatgttatttttgtcgaGTCCACATTTCCTTTTTAAAATCTTACTCCTTTAGCAATTTAAGGCACTATAACAACCATCGATCACCGAGTTCATATGAGTACACCTCAAACCCTTCTAAGTGCATCTCTTACCATATCAACAAACAGTTCTTCTATAAACCTGTACTATTTTATTATTCTAGTTCAGCAATACTTTACCTCTTTTATAACTTCTCAATCAACCTCTCTATCAATTCACTCTACAATGTGTGATGAAGCAATGCTCTTGGTACCACAAATGATATCTTTGTTCTCTCCTAGACTAAGTGATATCGAAGTGCATCAGCGTAATTATGTACATGCCATTAACTCTTCACAAATTCTCATACCATCAACATAACCTAGTAATACCATCGAGCTTGAATATCACATGATAACacgttaaaaaaaaaacatattttgatcGTGCTAAATCCTTAATCGTTACGGTACCAGAAGCTCTCCACCTGACCCAACTAAACTCATAAGTATCACTCGAGCCCAAAAATATCTATACTCGCATAAAGTTATGTGTGAAGATTACGATGCTCTACTCCACAATATCATGTGGACTCTTGTATCATCTCATCtcacacaaaatatcattggATGTAAATGGATCTTTTGAATTAAGTGAAACCCAAATAGATCCATTATCAGATACAAATCACCTATAGTGGCCAAAATATTTCAACAACGACAATGTGTTGATTTTATAGAGACCTTCAGCCTAGTTGTTAAATCAATAACAATTCGACTCATCCTTAGTTTATTAGCTATCACTAAAGATTGTCATATACATCAACTAGATATTAAtaatgctttctagcaagagaccTTAATTGAAGATATTTTTATACAACAACCTTCTAGCTTCATCCACCTGCAATATCCAAACCATAtttataaactacaaaaagctattataGATTTCGACAAGCTCAAAGAGCTTGATATATAGAACCTAGCTCGTTTTCTATGTTAGTCGGCTTCGTCAACTCCAAATCCAATAGCTCTTTATTcctctgacaacaaaagagatgtATTATATATCTATTAGTCTGTAAATGATATAATGATCACAATAATTCCATAGAGATTAAGTAATTCCTTATGTAATCGACAAATTAAttcttcatcaaaatctaagaacctTAAACTATTTTCTAAgagtaaaataaaatttatatattttgaatatttctATCTATATTCGAGATCTATTATCAAAATACAAGTATATTGAATGCAAAATAAGTTGCAGTGAGGTCAAAGCACCCATTCTGCAGTGATCGGTATGAGGTTTTGGGAATCTAACATCCTCAATGGGTCTAATGGGAATGTGTGTGGCAGTAATCGAGGTGTTTATGGGTGAAATAACCTCTTGGGTTCGGTGAATAATTGATAGgacttttgtgtgtgtgtgttgaaacTGGAGATTTCTGTCATCAATCATCAGCCCACCTGTGCTAGGTTTGAAGAAAGGATCTCGTACGCACATTTCAGATGTATCGTGAGTCAAACTGGTTGAAGAAGGTGAGGAAAGCTTGAACGAACACATTGACGAATAAGGAGTTGATAAGCCACCATGAATCTTACAAGGAGAAGTTGGACAACATGAGTCCCTCTCAGGGACAGATGTGATGTGAATTAGGTGGGCTCATGGTTGCAAGCAAGGAAGAGGAAAGCAACTGCTACACCAACACTCGCAGTTGATTGGAGATAAACCCCTCTCATGAGTTGGAATCATGGACTCAAGAAATTGGATCAGATTAAAGAAGTAATTGATGCACTTTATCGATCGATGGGAAAATTCTTTCTGGATCAGAAAAATCCAGGAAGTTCTTAGTAGTTTTATGATCATCAGAAGGATTGATTCAAATGCTACTGTTCCTTTCCATTAATTTGGCTCACTTGGAGAGGGATTTCTTCTACCATCCATGGCAGACTTTGACATGTACATGGATTTATGGACTGTCATTGTGGGCTGATGACATAAAATATGTGAAATACTTCTCCCAAGGAGAAATCTATTGGAGTTGGGATGAAGGATGAAGTGATTGTGAGAAGATTCCATCAAATGTACACCTAACTAAGCAACAATTTTTAGCATCTTCCTATCGCTTCACAGAAGAATCGATTGAAGAACAATCAACAAATTAGTAGTTCTTATCCCAGAAAATTTTTCTATTCTGTTGAAAAAAatcttctattctgttgaggaaaatcctctctcctaatatatataaataggagagtaatatgttaatgcattcaaacttcttcaataaaacttcttcaataattcttcttatcttctattctttctaatAGTTCTCTGATGCCTCTTTGCTTTCCTCctaataaatatatacatatacatattaacTAAGCATTAACAGTTCTCTTATGCCTCTTTACTTTCCTCCtaataaatatatgcatatatatattaaccAAGCAAAGAAGATAATGAAATGAAGCAAACCATCTCATATTTTCCACAATGTAGTAGCAATTTTAAGCCATGACTAATACAGAAACAACTTTTGAGTAAGAAAAATATGCACATATTTGAATGACAAATGAGCTGAATGAACAGAAGTAGGTGCTCACAGAAAAAGTAACAGGTCCATGGCATTTGATTGGAACAAATTAATCTGCTGCTATGGAAAGACCTTTCCATTGGGCAGTAGTATGGAGGTAATCATAATGCCACCTGCAGATTTAAATTCTTGTTTGACTATCGGCACCAATGTAAAGTCCAGAAAAAAAATTGAGGTATGAACAAATATTCATTAAGAATAAGAGCAGCTAAATAGCAATGGCATCGGATTGCACCCTTACAGACCGAAAATGAGACAAGCCATGAAGAAATTAGTGTTCTGGCTTTTGATCTGCAAAGTATATAATTATAAACTGACTGGAAATCTAAAAATGCCCAACTCAACTTCGACAAACCCATGCTCCTTCAGCATGCATCATCAGCGAGCAGACGTCTGCAGTTTGCTACAATGGTGCATGTAACATCCTGATGATCAGAGGTCTTTCTGGATCAACAAAATCATTTCAGGAGCTAATGTGAGCTCGAGCCATGACAATTTTCTCAATTATATGTCTTCGCATGAAGCACTAAAACCAAGTGCAATTGTTCAACCATTCGGTGGAAGAGGCCTTGGATTTAATGCTGGATAGTGTGACCTCTCCTGAGCATCCGGATCTTGGAAAAGAGAATTCCATCGGTCAAATATGATGCGCCCTCCTCGACCAATCCGACCACAGAATCGGTATGGTGATACAACTGACTCATTCTCTGCAGATAAAACAGGTGGCACAATGCCTGCAGCGGCAAGCTTGTCTGGATCCAGAGATTTTGTAAATAACATGACAGGTTCATCTGGATCCTGCATTGAAATGAAATTCAAAACCAACAAACGTTGAACATTTTGTTCCACAACTGTTCCGCATATCTTCTTCACAACAGATAGTTTATCATCCAGACCAAAAATTTGGAGCAAATCAATGGAGATTGAAATCTAACCCGTCCTTAATGAATGagcaaaaagacaaaaaaaaggggGCAAAAGCAAATATACCCTCTTTTGCGTCCACCCATTTGACAAAGGTCTCCGTTGCAATTCTCGTTTCATTCGTACTGTTGGGACTGCAATTAGCTTGAAATCTGCATACCTTGGATGGAGAGTGGCAGGGACAGCAATTGGATCACCATTAATCGTGTCATCTGAATCAACATAATCCTCCTCACTTGATGTAAATTTGCATGTAACATGTCGGAAACTTGGGATTGCAATTCCATCTTCAACGAGATGAGCCTCATGCTATGAGTATTACCAAGTCAACAAGGATCCAAATCAAATGCTAGAATCAAAACAAATCATACAGAGCAGTGACTGAACCGTAATATCCTGCATGCCTTGGGAAGCCTATCCCTTATCAAAAGTTTCTACCATCACAAAACTAATAGCCTCTTTAATTTATCAGAGAAGGATGTTACTTTTACATTCAGAAAGACTACAGgagaaaataaaatttatcaaTACTGGTGCAAGACAGAGAATATGGATAAGAGCCAAAGAACCCTCTCTAGCAACATAAAAAGACCTAGTATCATAGGCATCACCAATAATATATTTGTCAATATAACTTCTCTCCTTAACAATCACTGGATCCTTCACTAGGCCTTGATCAGAAAATAGTTATTTAGAAATCAAATGTGTAGAAATAAACCATGTATAAGAAAGATTCAACCTTGACCTCTTATTTATTTCAAGACATTTTTATTTCTCCTTATAAAAAACCCAGTCTCTCAAATAAAATGtggtcatatcaccataaatattGCAATATCAAATCAAAACTTTAAATCAGAACATACTTTTGCATCGTAAGTAGATAGATCTATatggaaattcatgaataaaatacAAATAACAAATAGAATAACACTGAGAACAATGTCTGCAAATCAGAAACAACTATTTACATTGTTCTCCTATGAGTCAATCTTGCCATTTATCATGATTCAAAGCCTTTCTTGGTTCAGGGCAAAAAATATGTTAGCAGTAAAAATTGCAAAATTTACAACGATAACAGAAATTGATAATGGATTATAACCTTGTGTGCCTATATAATACAGAAAGAAGAATACAATATTTGGAATTACCTTATACTTCATCTGAATTCTCTGGATTTTGACCTCGCACTCAACAATATCCCGCTTCTTCTCTTCCCTCTGCGATACATGTAATTAATATGGACTTTTCTGATTATGTAACAGACCTTGTAAGAAGATCTAATTTCCATTTAGGACAGAGCTTTGTAAAAGAAACCTGAATCAAAGAATCAAGCATTCTCTTTGCCTGGTCCAAGTTACGCCTGACCTGAAGTACAGTAAGTAAAGGATGACAAGAAATCCTGATGCCATAGTAAACATATATAATAAACACAACCAATTTCTACAATATTGTTAAAAGAATGAATAGAAGAGGCATAATAGGCCATATCATTCACTGGTTTATATGAGTTTTTACACCtcaatcatccatttttctactcaGATGTATTGAGAGTCCAGTTTTTTCATCATAATCTACATATATACATGTTGACAATTGACATATATCACCACTACTAAGTAACAACTTTTAAAATACTAGATATAATCTATAACCAATTAAAAACAGTATTAATAAAAGTAAACAACATCCCACTCTTAAATATGACAAGAAATCCACGATCTCTTCCACataattatcaaaatatcaataCTGATATGTGAgattatagaaaaaaaatatccTCCTTCACagcatatatattatgttttttaaatTAGAGGCTAATGGCATCAACAGTAGTGTGAGTTCAACAAGTTTCATTTTTTTGAAAAGTTTATCTCTTTAGGTCCCTCCAAAGTCGATTCCTTGGAACATCTTTTCTGGTACAACCTTTTCTCGACAGAATTTCAATCTAAAAATTACTTGTTATGATTAACTGTAGCTTTAGTACTAATTATGAGATTTGCATAATACGAAGAGCAGAGTTATGCTCTTCGGAAAAGGATAAAGAGGCCAACAGATACATAAATTTTTCCTTTAGAAAGGAAAAGAGATCAGACAATTGGATTTTAACTCCTTGTTCAATAATTCTCCATCCTTCATTTCTATTCCTCTCCCAGCTATCTTCCCTCCTCATGTTCTTTACAGATATTTCGTTATTCATTTTAAAATCAGCACTGCTGTCCACTCAAgcaaattaataaaaaatgattAACAATTGTTTCAGTATTAGTGAATGGAGTTCATATCAATTGCAGATTTGCTTCATCTTAGTTGTTCTATAAAAATTTTCACGTTAAGTGCCCCTTAAATCACTATACTGTGCCCCTTGCCTTGCACCTTGTACCATGGCTGCAAGCAACCTTGGTGCTTCAGTGAACCACAGCCTTCAACAATTCTGACCAGTTGATACATACCATTTTAAACAGTGCCTTATACCATATACTATGTTACAAGCGATAAAGCAATGAAATTTACCTGTCGAAGTTTTTCAAATGACTGAACACTGTTTTCCCTCCTTTGCATCTGGAAAAAGAAAATAGTCATCAAATATCCAGCATATAGACCAAGAAGCACTACATTTCTTTCAGCAAATCTATCTATTTAATTATACAAAGCTTTTTCCTTTGTGTCAACAACTAATTTATATATACAATTGACTCCACGGCACCTACCCTTCTTGTGTGAAGACGGTGTGCCTTTTCTCTCGGTCTGAATACATTATAGGGATTTGTATCATTAACTGGTGGAGGCGGCTGCATAAGCACAAAATATATTAGATATGATCA
This Musa acuminata AAA Group cultivar baxijiao chromosome BXJ1-2, Cavendish_Baxijiao_AAA, whole genome shotgun sequence DNA region includes the following protein-coding sequences:
- the LOC135598391 gene encoding enhancer of polycomb-like protein 1 gives rise to the protein MSRLSFRPRPLDIHKKLPIVKSVKEFDDDEAPATAASTRNSHLLRIATENEVHQTPSKASSQEIPTPQFSVVDTYERDYTPTFTPTASYIRGRGARAEIGEFVEYDLDNEDDGWLEEFNYEGKTLTPEKFETILFKLEVMDHKARERAGVITPTFGSPIPVLLQFDAAEEALQPLCVRYPVFQSVYNYWKLKREQWQKPILRRLQPPPPVNDTNPYNVFRPREKAHRLHTRRMQRRENSVQSFEKLRQVRRNLDQAKRMLDSLIQREEKKRDIVECEVKIQRIQMKYKHEAHLVEDGIAIPSFRHVTCKFTSSEEDYVDSDDTINGDPIAVPATLHPRYADFKLIAVPTVRMKRELQRRPLSNGWTQKRDPDEPVMLFTKSLDPDKLAAAGIVPPVLSAENESVVSPYRFCGRIGRGGRIIFDRWNSLFQDPDAQERSHYPALNPRPLPPNG